A genomic region of Gossypium hirsutum isolate 1008001.06 chromosome D01, Gossypium_hirsutum_v2.1, whole genome shotgun sequence contains the following coding sequences:
- the LOC107920936 gene encoding protein PLANT CADMIUM RESISTANCE 2 → MYPIEHPQWPPAPYHYGQPAPPPFAPVADPNQQMRNQNYYMHPAGKVLWSTGLCDCCYDIPNCIITCFCPCITFGQIAEIVDNGSVSCLASGVLYSIIFWMSGLACMYSCFYRSRMRNQYMLAETPYPDWCLHLCCEVCALCQEYRELKNRGFNMNIGWHANMENMRNRAMQMSMPPVVEDGMKR, encoded by the exons ATGTACCCAATAGAACATCCACAATGGCCACCAGCACCTTATCATTATGGGCAACCGGCTCCACCACCTTTCGCTCCTGTTGCTGACCCAAACCAGCAAATGCGTAATCAAAACTATTACATGCACCCTGCTGGGAAAGTCCTGTGGTCCACAGGACTCTGTGATTGCTGCTATGATATTCCGAACT GTATCATCACATGTTTTTGTCCTTGCATCACCTTTGGACAGATTGCTGAGATTGTCGATAATGGATCAGTCT CATGCCTAGCAAGTGGAGTTCTGTACTCAATAATATTTTGGATGTCGGGGCTAGCTTGTATGTACTCATGCTTCTATCGCTCAAGAATGAGGAATCAATACATGTTGGCAGAGACACCGTACCCAGATTGGTGCCTTCATCTTTGCTGCGAGGTCTGCGCCTTGTGTCAAGAATACCGCGAGCTCAAAAACCGTGGCTTCAATATGAACATTG GATGGCATGCGAACATGGAGAATATGCGAAATCGTGCTATGCAAATGTCGATGCCTCCGGTGGTGGAAGATGGGATGAAACGATAA
- the LOC107920937 gene encoding protein PLANT CADMIUM RESISTANCE 2: MTKYPTNQSTSANPHHFVQEAPVTGVPINPQYPQQNYTQPPRNVPWSTGLCDCCSDLPNCCLTCWCPCITFGRIAEIVDHGSTSCGVSGALYALIGILTGCPCIYSCVYRSRMRSEYMLEDRPCNDCCLHFCCEACALCQEYRELKNRGFDMSLGWHGNMARQQNQGLQMPSAPVMESGMKR, translated from the exons ATGACCAAATACCCCACGAACCAATCAACCTCCGCAAATCCTCATCACTTTGTGCAAGAAGCTCCAGTAACTGGTGTTCCCATTAACCCCCAATATCCTCAGCAAAATTACACGCAACCGCCTAGGAACGTCCCTTGGTCCACCGGACTCTGTGATTGCTGCTCTGATCTGCCTAACT GTTGCCTCACATGTTGGTGTCCTTGCATCACTTTTGGACGAATTGCTGAGATCGTCGATCATGGATCGAcct CATGCGGAGTAAGTGGAGCACTGTACGCATTAATTGGAATATTGACGGGGTGTCCTTGCATATACTCCTGTGTCTATCGTTCCAGGATGAGGAGTGAATACATGTTGGAAGATAGGCCTTGCAACGATTGCTGCCTTCATTTTTGCTGCGAGGCCTGCGCCTTGTGTCAAGAATATCGCGAGCTCAAAAACCGTGGCTTCGACATGTCTCTTG gatggcatggaaatatggCGAGGCAGCAAAATCAAGGCCTCCAAATGCCATCGGCTCCGGTGATGGAAAGTGGCATGAAAAGATAA